ACTGGAAATCCAACTCGCGGCCTATTAGAACAGGCAATCGCAGACTTAGAATACGGCGAACAAGGTTATGCCTGTAGTTCCGGTATGGCAGCTGTGCTCCTTGTCCTTTCCCTATTCCGCTCTGGAGACGAACTTATTGTATCCGAAGATTTATACGGGGGCACTTATCGATTATTTTCTGAGCACGAAAAAAAGTGGAATGTTCGATGTAGATACGTAAATACACAATCTATTAAACAAATTGAGCAAGCTATCACAACTGAAACGAAAGCTATTTTCATAGAAACCCCGACAAATCCATTAATGCAAGTTACTGATATTGCCGCTGTCGCAACTGTAGCAAAAAGACACGGACTACTTCTTATTGTAGACAACACATTCTACACGCCTTATATACAGCAGCCATTAACAGAAGGTGCTGACATTGTACTTCATAGCGCAACAAAATATTTAGGAGGACATAACGATGTACTAAGCGGACTTGTCGTTGCAAAAGGAAAGGAACTTTGTGAGGAAATCGCCCATTATCATAATGCATCAGGTGCGGTCTTAAGTCCATTTGACTCATGGCTATTAATCCGTGGTATGAAAACGTTAGCGCTTCGCATGAGACAACATGAAAAAAATGCAAAAGCAGTTGTTGCTTATTTAAATGATGAGGACGGGGTGACAGATGTATTTTATCCTGGAAGAGGCGGCATGATCTCATTTCGTCTTAAAGATGAAACATGGATTAATCCATTCTTACAATCTTTATCCTTAATTACATTCGCCGAAAGTCTTGGTGGTGTTGAAAGTTTAATGACATATCCAGCAACACAAACACACGCTGATATTCCTGAAGAAATCAGAACAGCAAACGGTGTATGTAATCGTCTTCTTCGATTTTCTGTTGGCATTGAAAATAGTAACGATTTAATTCAAGACTTACAGCAAGCCATTAAACTTGTAAAAGAAGGTGTAAGAATATGAGTTATTCTATAGATACACTCTTACTACACAACCAATATAAACATGATCCACAAACAGGAGCTGTTAACGTTCCCATCTATAACACATCAACATTCCACCAGTTCGATGTAGATACGTTCGGGAAATATGACTATAGCAGGTCAGGAAATCCAACTCGTGAAGCTCTTGAAGACATCATTGCTTTATTAGAAGGCGGAACGAAAGGATTTGCCTTCGCATCAGGAATTGCAGCGATTTCTACTGCATTCCTCCTTCTTTCACAAGGTGATCACGTACTCATTTCAGAAGACGTATACGGAGGGACTTATCGAATAATAACTGAAGTTCTCTCCCGTTATGGTGTTTCACATACATTTGTTGATATGACCAATCTAGAAGAAATCAAGCAAAATATAAAACAAAATACAAAGCTCTTTTATGTAGAAACACCTTCTAACCCGCTTTTAAAAGTAACAGATATTCGTGCTGTTTCTACACTTGCAAAATCTATTGGCGCTCTTACTTTTGTTGATAATACATTTTTGACACCACTATTCCAGAAACCACTTGATCTCGGCGCAGATGTCGTTCTTCATAGCGCTACAAAGTTCATTGCTGGTCACAGTGATGTTACTGCTGGATTAGCGGTCGTAAAAGATGCCGAACTTGCTCAAAAACTTGGATTTTTACAAAATGCATTCGGCGCCATTTTAGGACCTCAAGATTGCTCTCTCGTACTTCGCGGTCTAAAAACATTACATGTACGTCTTGAGCATTCAGCTGCGAATGCCAATAAAATTGCACAGTATTTACAAGAGCACAGTAAAATTCAAAATGTCTATTATCCTGGCTTACAAACACATCTTGGATTTGATATTCAACAATCTCAAGCAACATCGGCCGGAGCTGTCCTATCCTTCACTTTACAATCAGAAGATGCACTCCGCCAATTTTTATCAAAAGTAAAATTACCTGTCTTTGCAGTTAGTTTAGGAGCTGTCGAATCGATTCTTTCCTATCCGGCTAAAATGTCACATGCAGCACTGTCACAAGAAGCTCGTGATGAAAGAGGTATTTCCAATTCATTACTTCGTTTATCCGTCGGCCTTGAAAATGTTGATGATTTAATATCCGACTTTGAAAATGCCCTTTCTTATGTAGAAGAACCTGTAAATGCATAGAATGAACAGAAGATATGAAATTAAGTTTTCATATCTTCTGTTTACATAGTTCACAAAAAATAAATCCATTACCTTCTATTTCAAGGTAATTGATTTATTGATATATTAAGGGATAAAAAAAGGGGGTAATGAATACTTGTGATATTTTAATC
This genomic window from Bacillus anthracis str. Vollum contains:
- the metI gene encoding cystathionine gamma-synthase/O-acetylhomoserine thiolyase, which codes for MSTIETKLAQIGNRSETTTGTVNPPVYFSTAYRHEGIGKSTGFDYSRTGNPTRGLLEQAIADLEYGEQGYACSSGMAAVLLVLSLFRSGDELIVSEDLYGGTYRLFSEHEKKWNVRCRYVNTQSIKQIEQAITTETKAIFIETPTNPLMQVTDIAAVATVAKRHGLLLIVDNTFYTPYIQQPLTEGADIVLHSATKYLGGHNDVLSGLVVAKGKELCEEIAHYHNASGAVLSPFDSWLLIRGMKTLALRMRQHEKNAKAVVAYLNDEDGVTDVFYPGRGGMISFRLKDETWINPFLQSLSLITFAESLGGVESLMTYPATQTHADIPEEIRTANGVCNRLLRFSVGIENSNDLIQDLQQAIKLVKEGVRI
- the metC gene encoding cystathionine beta-lyase, with protein sequence MSYSIDTLLLHNQYKHDPQTGAVNVPIYNTSTFHQFDVDTFGKYDYSRSGNPTREALEDIIALLEGGTKGFAFASGIAAISTAFLLLSQGDHVLISEDVYGGTYRIITEVLSRYGVSHTFVDMTNLEEIKQNIKQNTKLFYVETPSNPLLKVTDIRAVSTLAKSIGALTFVDNTFLTPLFQKPLDLGADVVLHSATKFIAGHSDVTAGLAVVKDAELAQKLGFLQNAFGAILGPQDCSLVLRGLKTLHVRLEHSAANANKIAQYLQEHSKIQNVYYPGLQTHLGFDIQQSQATSAGAVLSFTLQSEDALRQFLSKVKLPVFAVSLGAVESILSYPAKMSHAALSQEARDERGISNSLLRLSVGLENVDDLISDFENALSYVEEPVNA